CAAAAACCGAAGCAATATCACTAGTAATAATGACGGTTAGATTTTCAGGGATTTCCAATGTTAGCTCAATAGATATTTTTTTATGAGCCGCCAGTTTATCATCAGGCTTTACAAATAAGGGTTGGTACGCACTTCCAATAAAAAGGGTTTGATTTTCTTGTCGCGTTTGTAATACAATTTGTTCATTATTTTCCCCTTCAACCTGTAAACCCATTGAAATAACTTGCACTGGTTTTGCAGATATTTTTATTTTAAACATGGTATTACCTGCAATATCAATGGTTGAAATTTTAGAGGCGTCGACAACCCGTTGCATTCCTTTTTGACCAAAGACGGGCGCAGAAAGCAAAATTAAAAGGAGGAATGTGGATAGGATTTTCATAAAACTAAAAACGCTCCAATAGACATTGAAGCGTTTATTTATGTTTAAACACGTAAATTTTATTGTTGCATATTTTTTGCTTCAATACTTAAGGTAGCATGAGGCACCAATTTTAAACGCTCTTTGGCAATTAATTTATTGGTTACACGACACACACCATAGGTTTTATTCTCAATACGAATTAAAGCATTTTTTAAATCGCGAATAAACTTTTCCTGACGAATAGCTAATTGTGCATTCGCTTCCTTGCTCATGGTTTCGCTACCTTCTTCAAACGCTTTAAATGTTGGCGATGTATCATCGGTTCCATTATTTAAATCGTTCATGTAAGCACTTTTTATAAGCTCTAAATCATGTGTTGCTTTTTCTATTTTCTCTTGAATAAGCGTTTTGAATTCAGCTAAATCTTTATCTGAATATCTAACATTGATATCTTCTCCCATATTCTTAATGTTTATTAATGGACAATCTGGTTGTAATTGCATCAAACGCAATTTCTATACCATCTTCAATTTTATCTTTTAATTCTAATGTTTCGGTTAAGGTTTCTGCTTTAATATACGCTAAATTTTCAGAAACTGCCTCTAAAATTTCATCATGCTTTTGAATAGAAACACTAATTCTATCCGTTACTTCAAAACCTGAATCTTTTCGTAAATTTTGAATGCGGTTAACTAGCTCACGAGCTATACCTTCATAACGCAATTCTTCAGAAATTGTTACATCTAAAGCAACTGTTAAGGTACCTTCATTTGCTACTAACCAACCTTCAATATCTTGAGAGGTAATTTCCACATCTGCGCGTTCTAAAGTAATGATTTTTCCGTTAATTTCAACATCAATTTCACCCTTTTGCTCAATAATTTTAATATGATTTGCATCAAACTGCTGTATGCTTTTCGCTATCAACTTCATGTCTTTACCAAAACGAGGCCCTAATGTTTTGAAGTTTGGTTTGATTTGCTTCACCAAAATTTCAGATGCATCTTCTAAAATTTCAATTTCCTTAATGTTAACTTCATGTTTGATAAGATTTGCAACCGCTAGAATTTCTTCCTTTTGTTGTTCATTATCCACTGGAATCATGATTTTCTGCAAAGGTTGACGCACTTTAATCTTCTCTTTGGCACGCAAGGACAACACTAAAGATGAAATGGTTTGAGCAGCCTCCATTTTT
Above is a window of Bizionia sp. M204 DNA encoding:
- a CDS encoding TraR/DksA C4-type zinc finger protein, whose amino-acid sequence is MGEDINVRYSDKDLAEFKTLIQEKIEKATHDLELIKSAYMNDLNNGTDDTSPTFKAFEEGSETMSKEANAQLAIRQEKFIRDLKNALIRIENKTYGVCRVTNKLIAKERLKLVPHATLSIEAKNMQQ